TTATAATTTGAAATGAACCACCAACTATAAAAATAAAGAATACTATCTTAGCAGCATCTTTCATTCCATTTGGAACTGCCTTAAATAAGTCAAAAAACGTTGTTGGATTCTGCTCTACAGTATGAAAAGAATCAGGGTCTACAATAGTTCTACCTTTTGGACCTTCTATTCTATCGAATTGACCTGCTGGAATTATATATGTCAATATAGCCATTACTATTATTACGCTAAAAAGAATTACATAGGTATGAGGAACCTTAAATTTCTTTTTTTCTTGAATTTTTACAGACATCATAAAACCTCCTTAATTTCATTATTAGTATTGATTTTTATTTATAACTGTACTATCATATTGTTGTTATTAATTTTTATTTGTAAGTGAAGGGTCTTTATATTATCATCCCTTACTCGAAAGACCTTTCATTTACATTTCTCTTTTTCGTCACCATATATATACTGCATTTTTATTAATTTTCACCTCCTTTATCAGTTTATTAAGGTTAATTAACACCACCTCCTCTTATGGAATAAACTTACTAATTTTTTGTGCTGCTTCTATTACTTTTTGTTTAATAAACTCAAAATCACTATTAGTTAAAGCACTTTTTATTGATGCAGCTGCAACACTCCCAATTACTTTACCGCTAGAATTTCTCACAGGTGCGCCAATTCCTATGGCTCCTAGTAAGCTTTCTTCATTACTTATTGCATAACCATTTTTTCTAATCTTCTCATATTCCTTTAATAATTCTTCTGGGTCAGTAATTGTATTAGGGGTTTTCTTATATAGTTCTGAAGAATAAACTATCTTCTTTAATTTTTCTTTAGGCTCAATAAAAGCAGTTATGCATTTACCATAAGCACCGCAATGAATTGGATAAAAGCTTCCAGGTCTATATCCTATTTTTATTGGTTGATAGTTCTCAATCTCATATATATTCATTATCTTACCATCTATTAACATTGCATATCCTACAGATTGTTTAGTTTCCTTTGCTACTTCATTCAATATATATTTTATCTGCTCAGAATTAGTTTGATTGTTAATATAAGCTATGCCAATATGATAGGCCATAGGCCCTAGAGTATACTTTTTGTTCACAGGATTTTGTAAAACTAACATTTCATCCTTTAAAGTATTCAATATTCTATGTACCGTACTTCTATTTATACTTAGTTCATTAGATAACTCTAATGCTGTCATTTCATAAGGTGCTCTAGCTAATTGCTTTAATATGTTAATTGTTTTTTGTATAGATGATTGATTTCTGCTCACTTTATAACTCCTTCCGTCAAATAATGTTCATCATGTGAACAAGCGTTTGTTATATTGACATATTTTATTATTCAATATATATTCTATTATCCCTCCATAACATTCTTAATTTTTTGAAAATTTTGCTTTTTAATGCAATGTAAAATTATTAAATATCGGCATAAAAAAATGACAGAGAATATTCTCTGTCATCCTAAAAACCCTGTGTTTTAAGCCATTTTTCTGCGTTTTCAATTTTATAAAAGAACTCCTGTTTAAAAGATTTATCTTTTGCTGCTATTTTCATTTGTAATTCGATTACTGACCTATAATTGTCATACTTATCTAAAACTGTAGCAGCTGTTGTAAAAGCATTTTTCCAGCCCCACTCAACATGATCTTGTATATCCTCGGTAATCATCGAAACCTTATAAGCTGACAAATCACAAAGCTTTGCCCATTCTTCCCCATTAAATAGTGGAACAATTTTTTCCACATAATCGTTATGTAATCTTTTTACATCTTCACTTGTCCAATACCCTATAGGCTTTTCATAAACTAAATTTCTCTCTAAATCAACCTTTAAAAAATACTTACCATGTAAATCCTTAATCTCCATAATACCACCTAGCCTATTTAATTGTATTAGTCTATCATTGTCGAATGTTGTCAAATATATTTTACTACATTTGTCCTAATTTTTCTATATCTAAAATCAGAAAATTACTTTTAATATAATTTAAAGGGTTAGACTTTACGTCTAACCCTTTAATTCAAATTTTTATATCAACTCAGATGCAGAATTACTAAAAGTTTCTTTATTATTTTCTAGTCCTTCATATTCTATGGATTCGTTTTCAGCATAATATACATTTTCATCAAACTCACCTTCTGATTTAGCTACCACTATTGTACAAACTGCATCTCCAGTAATATTAACAACTGTTCTACACATATCAAGTAGTCTATCTATTCCTATAATTAATGCAATTCCCTCTACAGGTAGTCCAACTGATGTAAGAACCATTGAAAGAGTTATGAGCCCTACTCCTGGAACCCCTGCCGTTCCTACAGATGCAAGTACAGCTGTAAAAATAACTGTTAATATTGCTTGAATAGATAAATCTATACCATATACTTGAGATATAAATATTACTGCAACACCTTGCATTATAGCGGTTCCGTCCATGTTTATAGTTGCTCCTAGAGGTAATGTAAAAGATGCTACATTTTTTGATACTCCACATTTTTTCTCTACTGTTTCTATTGTTAATGGAAGAGTTCCACTACTAGATGCTGTAGAAAATGCAACACTCATCGCTGAACCCATGTTCTTAAAAAACTTTATTGGATTAAGTCTTCCTAGCAAACCTAAAACGCCCATATATGTAAAGAGAGCGTGAATAAGTAAAGCTAATAGCACAGCAAGCATGTATTTTAATAATGGAAACATGGCTTCAAACCCTACAGTAGCAAACGTTTTCGCTATAAGAGCAAATACACCATATGGAGCAATAAGCATTATTAATTTGACCATTTTCATTATTATTTCATTAAGTGAATTAAATATATTAATCACTGGTTCTGCTTTTTCTCTTATAAGTGCCATAGTAACTCCAGTGAACAAGGCAAATACAATTATTTGTAACATAGAACCATTAGCTAAAGAAGCTATTGGATTTTGTGGTACCATATCAGTTATTACTTCCACTAGTGGTTTTGCTGTTCCTATTGTAGGTTCTTGTTTTAAGACATTAGATAAATCAAGTCCTATTCCAGGGTTTATAACTTTTGCTATAACTAAAGCTAAAGTTATAGCCACAGCTGTTGTAGCCATATAGAATCCTAAAGTTTTAACTCCTACTCTCCCAAGTTTCTTAACATCTCCAATTGCAGAAGCTCCACATACTAACGATACAAATACTAAAGGTACAACTAACATCTTTATAGAGTTTATAAATATTTGTCCAACCAATTTCAATATACCATTAACAAAAATAGTATTTTTTATAAAATCCGATGGAATTTTATTTAAAATTAACCCAAACAACGCACCTAAAATTAACCCAACTAATATCTTCTTTGTGAGACTCATTCTTTTCTTCACTCTATTCCCCTCCTTTTAATTCCCTATTTTGATTATAAAGAGGGTATTTAAAATAATACAAAAAAACTCATTTTCATACACAGAATTTTCTTTAAAATGCAAGTATCTTTGTTTTATATTTCACTTTTGAATAAAAGCCCTTCTATAAACTTTTTTACATTAACCTTTCCACCTGTAGTTCTTTTCTTTCTTATATAATCCATCTCGGCTTTTACATCTTCAAAATTAAATAAAGTATTTGAAAATTTAATAA
This DNA window, taken from Caldisalinibacter kiritimatiensis, encodes the following:
- a CDS encoding IclR family transcriptional regulator; amino-acid sequence: MSRNQSSIQKTINILKQLARAPYEMTALELSNELSINRSTVHRILNTLKDEMLVLQNPVNKKYTLGPMAYHIGIAYINNQTNSEQIKYILNEVAKETKQSVGYAMLIDGKIMNIYEIENYQPIKIGYRPGSFYPIHCGAYGKCITAFIEPKEKLKKIVYSSELYKKTPNTITDPEELLKEYEKIRKNGYAISNEESLLGAIGIGAPVRNSSGKVIGSVAAASIKSALTNSDFEFIKQKVIEAAQKISKFIP
- a CDS encoding dicarboxylate/amino acid:cation symporter, producing the protein MKKRMSLTKKILVGLILGALFGLILNKIPSDFIKNTIFVNGILKLVGQIFINSIKMLVVPLVFVSLVCGASAIGDVKKLGRVGVKTLGFYMATTAVAITLALVIAKVINPGIGLDLSNVLKQEPTIGTAKPLVEVITDMVPQNPIASLANGSMLQIIVFALFTGVTMALIREKAEPVINIFNSLNEIIMKMVKLIMLIAPYGVFALIAKTFATVGFEAMFPLLKYMLAVLLALLIHALFTYMGVLGLLGRLNPIKFFKNMGSAMSVAFSTASSSGTLPLTIETVEKKCGVSKNVASFTLPLGATINMDGTAIMQGVAVIFISQVYGIDLSIQAILTVIFTAVLASVGTAGVPGVGLITLSMVLTSVGLPVEGIALIIGIDRLLDMCRTVVNITGDAVCTIVVAKSEGEFDENVYYAENESIEYEGLENNKETFSNSASELI